Sequence from the Sulfuricaulis sp. genome:
ACCAGGAAGCATGTCCGGCATCTGTCAGAGGAGAATAAATAATGAATATCGAGAAGGTGATTTTCAGTTTCTTCATTGTGTTGGCCCTGACCCTCAACTTCGGGTTCTTCCTCGGAGAATTCGACAACCCGGAACATCACAATGTTTACGAGCTGTTTGCCGTCGTCATCGTGAATCTGATCGCCACGGTGCTCAAATTCGGCGAACGCACGCAAATGGGCGCGGTGCTGCTGGCCACGAGCCTTGTCGCCAGCCTGCAATTGATTGCGGCAGTACTTGTGTGGACTTTTGTCGTTCACGTCGACAACAGCGGCCTTACGCCCACGGCAATCGGGACGATCGTCTCGCTTTCCGGCGGCGCGCTGGTGGCCAACATTATTTCGGTCGTGCTGCTGGTCATCGACATTTCGGTACAGCGGCGCTAGGAAAACCGGCGAGTCCGGGATGAAAAACACCGCTCTGTTTATCATCCTGCGGCGCATGCGCGTGCCGCTGCTGGCGCTGATCGCCAGCTACGCCGTGTCCATGCTGGGCCTGGTGCTGATCCCCGGTATCGAGGTGGACGGGCGCCCCCAGTACCTGAGCTTCTTCCATGCCTTCTACATCATGACTTACACCGCCACCACCACCGGTTTCGGCGAGTTACCGGTGCCATTTTCCGACGCGCAACGCCTGTGGGTCACGATTTCACTTTATATTTCCGTGGTGGCGTGGCTGTATGCGATCGGCGCCCTGATCATGATGTTGCGCGATCAGGCCTTGCGGCAATTGATCGATCTAAACCGTTTTGCCGCGCAGGTGAAAAGATTGAACGAGCCGTTTTACATCGTCTGTGGTTACGGCGATACCGGCAGCGTGGTGGGGCGTTCGATGATTGACTGCAATATGGGGGCAGTGGCCATCGACAAGAACCAGGATCGCCTGAATGAATTGATGCTCGAAAATCTTCCGGTGCATGTTCCTCACCTGTGCGGGGATGCCAGCCTGCCGAGCAACCTGATATCGGCGGGCCTTAACCATCCCCAGTGCCGCGGCGTGCTGGCGCTGTGCGAGGATGATCTGGTCAACCTGAGAATTGCCATCACTTGCCGGCTGCTCAGTCCCGGCCTCTCGGTGATCTGCCGCGCCCAGTCGCACGATACCGAGGCCAACATGCATTCTTTCGGCACGGATGCCGTCATTAATCCCTTCGACACCTTCGCCGATCGACTAGCGCTGGCCTTGCACTCCCCGGACATGCACTTGATTTACGAATGGTTGACGGGAATACCGGATGCGCCGCTGCCAGAACGGCTGCATCCGCCGCACGGAACCTGGGTGGTCTGCGGGTACGGCCGTTTCGGCAAGGCGGTGCAGCGTTACCTCGAGTTCGAAGGCGTGCCGATGGTGATCGTGGAAAGCGATCCTGAAAAAACCGAAGCACCTAAAAACGTCATTATTGGTCGCGGTACCGAGGCCGTGACACTGCGCGCGGCGAATATCGAAAAGGCTGTCGGTATCGTCGCGGGAACCGATGACGATGCCAACAATCTTTCAATTATCGTGACGGCGCGTGAACTCAATTCGAAACTTTTTCTGGTGGCGCGCCAGAACGACAATGAAAATGATGCCGTGTTTCAGGCGGCGCGCCTCGACCTGGTCATGCAGCGTGCCCGTGCGATCTCGCGCCGGATTCTGGCGATCATTACGGCACCCTTGCTGACGGATTTTTTACGCCTGATGAGGCATCAGAAGACGGAATGGGCGCAGGGGTTGATCGAATACATGCGCCCCCTGCTCGGCGGTGTGACGCCGGTTCTGTGGACTGTGGCAATCACGGAAGAAGAGACGCCGGCCGTGGAGAAGTCCCTTCAGACCGGGGTGAATCTGAGCATGTCCCTGTTGCTCCTGGATCCCCATGACCGGGATCAACGGTTGCAAGCCATGGCCTTGATGATGAAGCGTGGAAAGGAAGAGCATCTGCTTCCGGAGGACGATATGGAATTGAAGCCGGGTGACAAAATACTCTTCTGCGGCTGCAAGGGCATGGCGGCACTCCAGCACCGGACTTTGTTCAGCCCCAACGTCGTACATTATCTCGTTTCCGGCGAGACGATTCCCGACGGAACGATCTGGCGCTGGTTCGCTCATCGGGGCGGCTGAACGTTGACCCGCAGCGATTTTGTCGCGCGCGGCGGTCTGTGGGTGTTGGCTCAGATACCGTTGCTGTTGCTGGTTTTCATCGTGCCGGTATGGTCCGGAAGCGGTGAGCATGTTCCCAGGCACCCCTTGTCGGTCGTTGGCGCTGCGCTGACTGCCATGGCGGTCTTGTTGACAGTCTGGGGGCTGAAGAGCCTGGGCGATGCACTCACGCCATTCCCGAAACCGCTGTCCGGCGTGCGTCTGCGCCGGCAGGGCGTCTACCGGTGGATGCGTCATCCCATCTATTCCGGTGTCATGCTGGCGAGCCTGGGTTGGGCGCTGTGGTGGTTAAGTCTGGCCGGAGTCTTTTCCGCGCTCATACTGGCGCTGTTCTTCGATCGCAAAGCGGCGCACGAGGAAACCGGATTATGCGCGCAATACAAGGACTATCCGGACTATGCGCGAGAAGTGAAAAAATTCATCCCCGGCGTGTACTAAGCCCGGGCGTGAATTACTTCACCCGCATACCCGGCTTGGCACCCGTGTCGGGGGAAAGTATCCATAAATCCTTTTTGCCGGGGCCGGCGGCCAGCACCATGCCCTCGGACAGACCGAACTTCATCTTGCGCGGCGCCAGATTGGCCACCACCACCGTGAGCCGTCCTTCGAGGTCTTCCGGTTTGTAGGCTTCCTTGATGCCGGCGAACACGGTGAGGGTAATGCCGTCGAGATCGACTGTCAGTTCCAGCAGCTTGTCGGCGCCTTCCACGTGACTGGCCTTCACGATGCGCGCGATACGCAAATCCACCTTGGCGAAATCGTCGTAACTGATCTCGGGCAGGATCGGGTGCCGCGCGAGGTCGCTGGTGTCAGTGATGGTGTCTGAGATTTTTTCGGCCATGGTCTTCATGTCCTTCTGGGATTCATCGAGCAGCGCGGGAATGCTCTTCGGGTCCACGCGCGTGGCCAGATGCTGGTACGGGTTGATGGTGTGATCGGTGAGCAGCGATTTGGCATCCGCCCATTTGAGAGACGGCATATTAAGGAATGCCGCAACGTCGTCCGCCATGACTGGCAGGATGGGTTTGAGATAAATCGTCAATAAACGAAACAGATTCAGGCTGGTCGTGCAGACTTGCTGGAGTTGCTCGTTCTGCTTCGTGTCTTTGGCTAAAAGCCAGGGTTTGCGGTCATCCACGAAGGCATTGGCCTTGTCCGCGAGCCCCATGATGAGGCGTATCGCCTCGGCGTAATCGCGGTCTTCATAGCAGGCTGCAATCGTTTCCGACGCATTTTGGGTTTCAAGCAGTAATTCCTTGTTGACCGCTTCTTTGCTCAGCTTCCCATTGAAACGTTCGGTAATGAAGCCAGCGGCCCGTGAGGCAATGTTGACGTACTTGCCGATGAGATTGCTGTTGATGCGCGCCGTGAAGTCGTCGAAATTGAGGTCGATGTCCTCCACCCGACCGTTCAGCTTGGCCGCGAAGTAATAGCGCAAATAGCGCGGGTGCAGGTGATTGAGATATGAGCGTGCGGTGACAAATGTCCCGCGCGACTTGGACATCTTGGTGCCGTTGACCGTGAGGAAGCCATGCGCAAAAACAGACGTCGGCGTGCGGAAACTCGCGCCGTGCAGCATGGCCGGCCAGAATAGCGTGTGGAAATAAAGGATGTCCTTGCCGATGAAGTGATAGAGTTCGGCGCTGCTGTCCTTGCCCCAGAAGTCATCGAACTTAAGGCCCTTTTTTGCACACAGATTCTTGAAGCTCGCCATATAGCCGACCGGCGCGTCGAGCCAGACGTAGAAATATTTCCCCGGGGCATTCG
This genomic interval carries:
- a CDS encoding DUF6394 family protein, translated to MNIEKVIFSFFIVLALTLNFGFFLGEFDNPEHHNVYELFAVVIVNLIATVLKFGERTQMGAVLLATSLVASLQLIAAVLVWTFVVHVDNSGLTPTAIGTIVSLSGGALVANIISVVLLVIDISVQRR
- a CDS encoding TrkA family potassium uptake protein, whose amino-acid sequence is MKNTALFIILRRMRVPLLALIASYAVSMLGLVLIPGIEVDGRPQYLSFFHAFYIMTYTATTTGFGELPVPFSDAQRLWVTISLYISVVAWLYAIGALIMMLRDQALRQLIDLNRFAAQVKRLNEPFYIVCGYGDTGSVVGRSMIDCNMGAVAIDKNQDRLNELMLENLPVHVPHLCGDASLPSNLISAGLNHPQCRGVLALCEDDLVNLRIAITCRLLSPGLSVICRAQSHDTEANMHSFGTDAVINPFDTFADRLALALHSPDMHLIYEWLTGIPDAPLPERLHPPHGTWVVCGYGRFGKAVQRYLEFEGVPMVIVESDPEKTEAPKNVIIGRGTEAVTLRAANIEKAVGIVAGTDDDANNLSIIVTARELNSKLFLVARQNDNENDAVFQAARLDLVMQRARAISRRILAIITAPLLTDFLRLMRHQKTEWAQGLIEYMRPLLGGVTPVLWTVAITEEETPAVEKSLQTGVNLSMSLLLLDPHDRDQRLQAMALMMKRGKEEHLLPEDDMELKPGDKILFCGCKGMAALQHRTLFSPNVVHYLVSGETIPDGTIWRWFAHRGG
- a CDS encoding isoprenylcysteine carboxylmethyltransferase family protein encodes the protein MTRSDFVARGGLWVLAQIPLLLLVFIVPVWSGSGEHVPRHPLSVVGAALTAMAVLLTVWGLKSLGDALTPFPKPLSGVRLRRQGVYRWMRHPIYSGVMLASLGWALWWLSLAGVFSALILALFFDRKAAHEETGLCAQYKDYPDYAREVKKFIPGVY
- the metG gene encoding methionine--tRNA ligase; its protein translation is MPDKKRKILVTSALPYANGPLHIGHLVEYIQTDIWVRFQKMRGHECYYVCADDTHGTPVMLRAQQEGIAPEQLIARMSEEHQRDFADFGIGFDNYYSTHSDENRELVTEIYQRLSKAGHISKRTIKQAYDPVKNMFLPDRFIKGTCPRCNTPDQYGDSCENCGATYSPTDLKNPVSALSGVPPVEKDSEHYFFKLGDFESWLREWLHPDITKARHVQPEVANKLSEWFDAGLKDWDISRDAPYFGFEIPNAPGKYFYVWLDAPVGYMASFKNLCAKKGLKFDDFWGKDSSAELYHFIGKDILYFHTLFWPAMLHGASFRTPTSVFAHGFLTVNGTKMSKSRGTFVTARSYLNHLHPRYLRYYFAAKLNGRVEDIDLNFDDFTARINSNLIGKYVNIASRAAGFITERFNGKLSKEAVNKELLLETQNASETIAACYEDRDYAEAIRLIMGLADKANAFVDDRKPWLLAKDTKQNEQLQQVCTTSLNLFRLLTIYLKPILPVMADDVAAFLNMPSLKWADAKSLLTDHTINPYQHLATRVDPKSIPALLDESQKDMKTMAEKISDTITDTSDLARHPILPEISYDDFAKVDLRIARIVKASHVEGADKLLELTVDLDGITLTVFAGIKEAYKPEDLEGRLTVVVANLAPRKMKFGLSEGMVLAAGPGKKDLWILSPDTGAKPGMRVK